In Eschrichtius robustus isolate mEscRob2 chromosome 2, mEscRob2.pri, whole genome shotgun sequence, a single window of DNA contains:
- the GTPBP3 gene encoding tRNA modification GTPase GTPBP3, mitochondrial isoform X3: MLPVEHPFAAPRRASPLPLSLASASRSEDLQWVGGTSSKGPNGNRESLSTLPVTPRSGRGFLPGLADSRAGPRPCTRQGSGAPAPGSGATIFALSSGQGRCGIAVIRTSGPASGQALRSLTAPRDLPPARKACLRLLSDPRSEEPLDRALVLWFPGPQSFTGEDCAEFHVHGGPAVVSGVLQALGSVPGLRPAEAGEFTRRAFAHGKLSLTEVEGLADLIHAETEAQRRQALRQLDGELSHLCRGWAETLTKALAHVEAYIDFGEDDNLEEGVLDQADSEVRELEVALGAHLRDARRGQRLRSGAHVVVAGPPNAGKSSLVNLLSRKPVSIVSPEPGTTRDVLETPVDLAGFPALLSDTAGLREGVGPVEQEGVRRAQKRLEQADLILAVLDASDLASASSCNFLDTVVIPAGAGSPNGSSQRLLLVLNKSDLLPAGGPDPSPDLPPHLLLSCLTGEGLDGFLEALRKELAALCGDPSTGPPLLTRARHQHHLQGCLDALGHYKQAKDLALAAEALRVARGHLTRITGGGGTEEILDIIFRDFCVGK, translated from the exons ATGTTGCCGGTGGAACACCCTTTCGCTGCACCCCGGCGTGCGAGCCCCCTGCCTCTTTCCCTGGCATCAGCCAGTAGGAGCGAAGATCTTCAGTGGGTGGGCGGTACGTCTTCTAAGGGGCCCAATGGTAATCGAGAATCGTTGAGCACTTTACCAGTCACGCCGCGGAGTGGGCGGGGCTTCCTGCCTGGACTTGCAGATTCCCGGGCTGG TCCCAGACCGTGCACGCGCCAGGGCAGTGGCGCCCCAGCCCCCGGTTCCGGAGCCACTATCTTCGCGCTGAGCTCCGGCCAAGGCCGCTGCGGCATCGCGGTGATCCGAACCAGCGGCCCCGCCAGCGGCCAGGCCCTCCGGAGCCTCACGGCGCCCCGGGACTTACCCCCGGCCCGCAAAGCCTGCCTGCGCCTGCTCAGCGACCCCCGCTCTGAGGAGCCTTTGGACCGCGCGCTGGTGCTTTGGTTCCCGG GTCCCCAGAGTTTCACGGGTGAGGATTGCGCGGAGTTCCACGTGCATGGAGGCCCGGCTGTGGTGAGTGGTGTCCTGCAGGCCCTGG GCAGTGTGCCAGGGCTGCGGCCTGCGGAGGCAGGCGAGTTCACCAGGAGGGCGTTCGCCCACGGGAAGCTGAGCCTGACCGAGGTGGAGGGGCTGGCGGATCTGATCCATGCAGAAACCGAGGCACAGCGGCGACAGGCCCTGAGGCAGCTAGATGGGGAGCTGAGCCATCTCTGCCGCGGCTGGGCCGAGACCCTCACTAAG gctCTGGCCCACGTGGAGGCCTATATCGATTTTGGTGAGGATGACAACCTGGAGGAGGGCGTCCTGGATCAAG CTGATAGTGAAGTGCGGGAGCTGGAGGTGGCACTGGGCGCACATCTTCGAGATGCCAGGCGCGGACAGAGGCTCCGCTCAGGGGCTCACGTAGTGGTTGCGGGACCTCCCAACGCCGGCAAGAGCAGCCTAGTGAACCTGCTCA gccggAAGCCTGTGTCCATCGTGTCCCCGGAGCCGGGGACCACCCGAGATGTGCTGGAGACCCCCGTGGACCTGGCCGGGTTCCCGGCGCTGCTGAGCGACACGGCGGGGTTGCGGGAGGGCGTGGGGCCTGTGGAGCAGGAGGGCGTGCGTCGCGCCCAAAAAAG GCTGGAGCAGGCTGACCTCATCCTGGCCGTGCTGGATGCTTCTGACCTGGCCTCTGCGTCCAGCTGCAACTTCCTGGACACCGTTGTCATCCCTGCGGGAGCCGGGAGCCCAAATGGGAGCAGCCAGCGCCTCCTGCTGGTGCTGAATAAGTCGGACCTGCTGCCAGCTGGGGGCCCAGACCCCAGTCCTGACCTGCCCCCTCACCTGTTGCTGTCCTGCCTGACTGGCGAGGGGCTGGATGGCTTCCTGGAAGCGCTGAGGAAGGAGCTGGCTGCATT GTGTGGGGACCCATCCACAGGCCCACCACTTCTGACACGGGCGAGGCACCAGCATCACCTCCAGGGCTGCCTGGATGCCCTTGGCCACTACAAGCAGGCGAAAGATTTAGCCCTGGCGGCCGAAGCACTTCGGGTCGCCCGAGGGCACCTGACCCGCATCACCGGTGGAGGGGGCACCGAGGAGATCCTGGATATCATCTTCCGAGACTTCTGCGTGGGCAAGTGA
- the GTPBP3 gene encoding tRNA modification GTPase GTPBP3, mitochondrial isoform X2, with product MWRGLWTLVARPARGPRSPRPCTRQGSGAPAPGSGATIFALSSGQGRCGIAVIRTSGPASGQALRSLTAPRDLPPARKACLRLLSDPRSEEPLDRALVLWFPGPQSFTGEDCAEFHVHGGPAVVSGVLQALGSVPGLRPAEAGEFTRRAFAHGKLSLTEVEGLADLIHAETEAQRRQALRQLDGELSHLCRGWAETLTKALAHVEAYIDFGEDDNLEEGVLDQADSEVRELEVALGAHLRDARRGQRLRSGAHVVVAGPPNAGKSSLVNLLSRKPVSIVSPEPGTTRDVLETPVDLAGFPALLSDTAGLREGVGPVEQEGVRRAQKRLEQADLILAVLDASDLASASSCNFLDTVVIPAGAGSPNGSSQRLLLVLNKSDLLPAGGPDPSPDLPPHLLLSCLTGEGLDGFLEALRKELAALCGDPSTGPPLLTRARHQHHLQGCLDALGHYKQAKDLALAAEALRVARGHLTRITGGGGTEEILDIIFRDFCVGK from the exons ATGTGGCGGGGGCTGTGGACCCTGGTAGCCCGGCCGGCACGTGGGCCTCGCAG TCCCAGACCGTGCACGCGCCAGGGCAGTGGCGCCCCAGCCCCCGGTTCCGGAGCCACTATCTTCGCGCTGAGCTCCGGCCAAGGCCGCTGCGGCATCGCGGTGATCCGAACCAGCGGCCCCGCCAGCGGCCAGGCCCTCCGGAGCCTCACGGCGCCCCGGGACTTACCCCCGGCCCGCAAAGCCTGCCTGCGCCTGCTCAGCGACCCCCGCTCTGAGGAGCCTTTGGACCGCGCGCTGGTGCTTTGGTTCCCGG GTCCCCAGAGTTTCACGGGTGAGGATTGCGCGGAGTTCCACGTGCATGGAGGCCCGGCTGTGGTGAGTGGTGTCCTGCAGGCCCTGG GCAGTGTGCCAGGGCTGCGGCCTGCGGAGGCAGGCGAGTTCACCAGGAGGGCGTTCGCCCACGGGAAGCTGAGCCTGACCGAGGTGGAGGGGCTGGCGGATCTGATCCATGCAGAAACCGAGGCACAGCGGCGACAGGCCCTGAGGCAGCTAGATGGGGAGCTGAGCCATCTCTGCCGCGGCTGGGCCGAGACCCTCACTAAG gctCTGGCCCACGTGGAGGCCTATATCGATTTTGGTGAGGATGACAACCTGGAGGAGGGCGTCCTGGATCAAG CTGATAGTGAAGTGCGGGAGCTGGAGGTGGCACTGGGCGCACATCTTCGAGATGCCAGGCGCGGACAGAGGCTCCGCTCAGGGGCTCACGTAGTGGTTGCGGGACCTCCCAACGCCGGCAAGAGCAGCCTAGTGAACCTGCTCA gccggAAGCCTGTGTCCATCGTGTCCCCGGAGCCGGGGACCACCCGAGATGTGCTGGAGACCCCCGTGGACCTGGCCGGGTTCCCGGCGCTGCTGAGCGACACGGCGGGGTTGCGGGAGGGCGTGGGGCCTGTGGAGCAGGAGGGCGTGCGTCGCGCCCAAAAAAG GCTGGAGCAGGCTGACCTCATCCTGGCCGTGCTGGATGCTTCTGACCTGGCCTCTGCGTCCAGCTGCAACTTCCTGGACACCGTTGTCATCCCTGCGGGAGCCGGGAGCCCAAATGGGAGCAGCCAGCGCCTCCTGCTGGTGCTGAATAAGTCGGACCTGCTGCCAGCTGGGGGCCCAGACCCCAGTCCTGACCTGCCCCCTCACCTGTTGCTGTCCTGCCTGACTGGCGAGGGGCTGGATGGCTTCCTGGAAGCGCTGAGGAAGGAGCTGGCTGCATT GTGTGGGGACCCATCCACAGGCCCACCACTTCTGACACGGGCGAGGCACCAGCATCACCTCCAGGGCTGCCTGGATGCCCTTGGCCACTACAAGCAGGCGAAAGATTTAGCCCTGGCGGCCGAAGCACTTCGGGTCGCCCGAGGGCACCTGACCCGCATCACCGGTGGAGGGGGCACCGAGGAGATCCTGGATATCATCTTCCGAGACTTCTGCGTGGGCAAGTGA
- the GTPBP3 gene encoding tRNA modification GTPase GTPBP3, mitochondrial isoform X1, producing MWRGLWTLVARPARGPRSPRPCTRQGSGAPAPGSGATIFALSSGQGRCGIAVIRTSGPASGQALRSLTAPRDLPPARKACLRLLSDPRSEEPLDRALVLWFPGPQSFTGEDCAEFHVHGGPAVVSGVLQALGSVPGLRPAEAGEFTRRAFAHGKLSLTEVEGLADLIHAETEAQRRQALRQLDGELSHLCRGWAETLTKALAHVEAYIDFGEDDNLEEGVLDQGGSAWGVGGGDIWHLSPQRPPYSLSFPPSTADSEVRELEVALGAHLRDARRGQRLRSGAHVVVAGPPNAGKSSLVNLLSRKPVSIVSPEPGTTRDVLETPVDLAGFPALLSDTAGLREGVGPVEQEGVRRAQKRLEQADLILAVLDASDLASASSCNFLDTVVIPAGAGSPNGSSQRLLLVLNKSDLLPAGGPDPSPDLPPHLLLSCLTGEGLDGFLEALRKELAALCGDPSTGPPLLTRARHQHHLQGCLDALGHYKQAKDLALAAEALRVARGHLTRITGGGGTEEILDIIFRDFCVGK from the exons ATGTGGCGGGGGCTGTGGACCCTGGTAGCCCGGCCGGCACGTGGGCCTCGCAG TCCCAGACCGTGCACGCGCCAGGGCAGTGGCGCCCCAGCCCCCGGTTCCGGAGCCACTATCTTCGCGCTGAGCTCCGGCCAAGGCCGCTGCGGCATCGCGGTGATCCGAACCAGCGGCCCCGCCAGCGGCCAGGCCCTCCGGAGCCTCACGGCGCCCCGGGACTTACCCCCGGCCCGCAAAGCCTGCCTGCGCCTGCTCAGCGACCCCCGCTCTGAGGAGCCTTTGGACCGCGCGCTGGTGCTTTGGTTCCCGG GTCCCCAGAGTTTCACGGGTGAGGATTGCGCGGAGTTCCACGTGCATGGAGGCCCGGCTGTGGTGAGTGGTGTCCTGCAGGCCCTGG GCAGTGTGCCAGGGCTGCGGCCTGCGGAGGCAGGCGAGTTCACCAGGAGGGCGTTCGCCCACGGGAAGCTGAGCCTGACCGAGGTGGAGGGGCTGGCGGATCTGATCCATGCAGAAACCGAGGCACAGCGGCGACAGGCCCTGAGGCAGCTAGATGGGGAGCTGAGCCATCTCTGCCGCGGCTGGGCCGAGACCCTCACTAAG gctCTGGCCCACGTGGAGGCCTATATCGATTTTGGTGAGGATGACAACCTGGAGGAGGGCGTCCTGGATCAAGGTGGGTCTgcctggggggtgggaggtggggacatCTGGCATCTCAGCCCTCAGAGGCCTCCTTactccctctcctttcctccatCCACAGCTGATAGTGAAGTGCGGGAGCTGGAGGTGGCACTGGGCGCACATCTTCGAGATGCCAGGCGCGGACAGAGGCTCCGCTCAGGGGCTCACGTAGTGGTTGCGGGACCTCCCAACGCCGGCAAGAGCAGCCTAGTGAACCTGCTCA gccggAAGCCTGTGTCCATCGTGTCCCCGGAGCCGGGGACCACCCGAGATGTGCTGGAGACCCCCGTGGACCTGGCCGGGTTCCCGGCGCTGCTGAGCGACACGGCGGGGTTGCGGGAGGGCGTGGGGCCTGTGGAGCAGGAGGGCGTGCGTCGCGCCCAAAAAAG GCTGGAGCAGGCTGACCTCATCCTGGCCGTGCTGGATGCTTCTGACCTGGCCTCTGCGTCCAGCTGCAACTTCCTGGACACCGTTGTCATCCCTGCGGGAGCCGGGAGCCCAAATGGGAGCAGCCAGCGCCTCCTGCTGGTGCTGAATAAGTCGGACCTGCTGCCAGCTGGGGGCCCAGACCCCAGTCCTGACCTGCCCCCTCACCTGTTGCTGTCCTGCCTGACTGGCGAGGGGCTGGATGGCTTCCTGGAAGCGCTGAGGAAGGAGCTGGCTGCATT GTGTGGGGACCCATCCACAGGCCCACCACTTCTGACACGGGCGAGGCACCAGCATCACCTCCAGGGCTGCCTGGATGCCCTTGGCCACTACAAGCAGGCGAAAGATTTAGCCCTGGCGGCCGAAGCACTTCGGGTCGCCCGAGGGCACCTGACCCGCATCACCGGTGGAGGGGGCACCGAGGAGATCCTGGATATCATCTTCCGAGACTTCTGCGTGGGCAAGTGA
- the ANO8 gene encoding anoctamin-8: protein MAEAASGAGGTSLEGERGKRPPPDGEPAAPASGVLDKLFGKRLLQVGRYLVSHKAWMKTVPTENCDVLMTFPDTTDDHTLLWLLNHIRVGIPELIVQVRHHRHTRAYAFFVTATYESLLRGADELGLRKAVKTEFGGGTRGFSCEEDFIYENVESELRFFTSQERQSIIRFWLQNLRAKQGEALHNVRFLDDQPIIPELAARGIIQQVFPVHEQRILNRLMKSWVQAVCENQPLDEICDYFGVKIAMYFAWLGFYTSAMVYPAVFGSVLYTFTEADQTSRDVSCVVFALFNVVWSTLFLEEWKRRGAELAYKWGTLDSPGEAVEEPRPQFRGVRRISPVTRAEEFYYPPWKRLLFQLLVSLPLCLTCLACVFLLMLGCFQLQELVLSVKGLPRLARFLPKVMLALLVSASAEGYKKLAVWLNDMENYRLESAYEKHLIIKVVLFQFVNSYLSLFYIGFYLKDMERLKEMLATLLITRQFLQNVREVLQPHLYRRLGRGELGLRAAWELARALLGLLSLRRPAHHLEPQAEEGVGGSSGGGGRRCLSGACGAPEEEEEATMERRPAGEGGEVGDGPRGGREEEEEDEDEDEDEEEEEEEDEGEEGGLLDCGLRLKKVSFAERGAGRRRLGPSPEALLEEGSPTMVEKGLEAGVFTLAEEDDEAEGAPSSPEREPPAVLLRRARGEGRDQGPDGGPDPEPGLGDSARKQRRQNRSSWIDPPEEEHSAQLTQAELESCMKKYEDTFQDYQEMFVQFGYVVLFSSAFPLAALCALINNLIEIRSDALKLCTGLQRPFGQRVESIGQWQKVMEVMGVLAIVVNCYLIGQCGQLQRLFPWLSPEAAIVSVVVLEHFALLLKYLIHVAIPDIPGWVAEEMAKLEYQRREAFKRHERQAQHRYQQQQRRRREEEERQRHAEHHARRERDASGREEARAEGSGLDPAAPEKASAKAKGSGAAGGHGPERPKRPGSLLAPNNVMKLKQIIPLQGKFLSSGAASSLAGAGANLTARPPPAPSPTGSDTRLPAFLSFKFLKSPETRRDPERSHSPPKAFHAGKLFPFGGARAEAGPNGAGGQARQDGTPGGGSGGSRAQRSGPADEAAAEEPDTPRPEEEGSGTAPAPVGAPALLTRRSRSPAPPPPPPPTPLPRPPTPPAGCWQWDGPWGCGGEGAAPRQAPAAAAAECPPCALAGPLPAPAAGVLPGDASFYSLPPPPLPPTSEPPEPPAPSPNPSSSPSPSPQAVCWPSGWH from the exons ATGGCCGAAGCTGCCTCCGGCGCCGGGGGCACGTCCCTGGAGGGTGAGCGTGGCAAGAGGCCCCCGCCGGACGGCGAGCCTGCAGCCCCGGCGTCCGGAGTTCTGG ATAAGCTTTTTGGGAAGCGGCTCCTGCAGGTGGGTCGGTACCTGGTGTCCCACAAGGCATGGATGAAGACGGTGCCCACAGAGAACTGCGATGTGTTGATGACCTTCCCAG ACACGACCGATGACCACACGCTGCTATGGCTGCTGAACCACATCCGCGTGGGCATCCCCGAGCTCATCGTGCAAGTCCGCCACCATCGCCACACGCGTGCCTACGCCTTCTTCGTCACCGCCACGTATGAGAG CCTACTCAGAGGGGCCGACGAGCTGGGTCTGCGCAAAGCAGTGAAGACTGAGTTTGGCGGGGGCACCCGCGGCTTCTCCTGCGAGGAGGACTTCATCTACGAGAATGTGGAGAGTGAGCTGCGCTTCTTCACCTCCCAG GAGCGCCAGAGCATCATCCGCTTCTGGCTGCAGAACCTCCGTGCCAAGCAGGGCGAGGCACTGCACAATGTGCGCTTTCTGGACGACCAGCCAATCA TCCCTGAACTGGCGGCCCGCGGGATCATCCAGCAGGTGTTCCCAGTGCACGAGCAGCGCATCCTGAACCGCCTCATGAAGTCATGGGTGCAGGCTGTGTGTGAAAACCAGCCTCTAG ATGAGATCTGCGACTACTTTGGCGTGAAGATTGCCATGTACTTCGCCTGGCTGGGTTTCTACACATCGGCAATGGTGTACCCGGCAGTCTTTGGCTCTGTCCTGTACACCTTCACAGAGGCTGATCAG ACAAGCCGGGATGTATCCTGCGTGGTCTTTGCCCTCTTCAACGTGGTCTGGTCAACGCTCTTCTTGGAGGAGTGGAAACGGAGGGGAGCAGAGCTGGCCTACAAGTGGGGGACGCTGGACTCACCCGGGGAAGCTGTGGAGGAACCACGGCCCCAGTTCAGG GGCGTGCGGCGCATCAGCCCCGTGACTCGGGCCGAGGAGTTCTACTACCCGCCCTGGAAGCGGCTGCTCTTCCAGCTGCTTGTGAGTCTCCCCTTGTGCCTCACCTGCCTGGCCTGTGTGTTCCTGCTCATGCTCGGCTGCTTCCAACTGCAG GAGCTGGTGCTGAGTGTGAAGGGGCTGCCCCGTCTCGCCCGCTTCCTGCCCAAAGTCATGCTGGCCCTGCTGGTCAGTGCAAGCGCCGAGGGCTACAAGAAGCTGGCCGTCTGGCTCAACGACATGG AGAACTACCGGCTGGAGAGCGCCTACGAGAAGCACCTCATCATCAAGGTTGTCCTG TTCCAATTCGTCAACTCATACCTGAGCCTCTTCTACATTGGCTTCTACCTCAAGGACATGGAGCGCCTGAAAGAG ATGCTGGCCACTCTGCTGATCACCCGCCAGTTCCTCCAGAATGTTCGAGAGGTCTTGCAGCCGCACCTGTACCGGCGGCTGGGCCGTGGCGAGCTTGGCCTGCGGGCTGCCTGGGAGCTGGCCCGTGCCCTGCTTGGCCTACTGAGCCTCCGGCGCCCTGCACACCACCTCGAACCCCAGGCTGAAGAGGGTGTCGGTGGCAGCAGCGGTGGGGGGGGCCGCAGGTGTCTCAGTGGGGCCTGCGGGGcacctgaggaggaggaggaggccacaATGGAGCGTCGGCCAgcgggggaaggtggggaggtgggggacggGCCTcgcgggggcagggaggaggaggaggaggacgaggatgaggatgaggacgaagaggaggaggaggaggaggatgaaggcGAGGAGGGCGGCCTCCTGGACTGCGGGCTTCGGCTGAAGAAGGTCAGCTTTGCTGAGCGGGGGGCTGGGCGGCGGCGGCTGGGCCCAAGCCCGGAGGccctcctggaggaggggagcCCCACCATGGTGGAGAAGGGGCTGGAAGCTGGCGTGTTCACGCTGGCCGAGGAGGACGATGAGGCCGAGGGGGCTCCCAGCAGCCCTGAACGGGAGCCCCCAGCTGTCCTGCTCCGCCGGGCCAGAGGTGAGGGCCGCGACCAGGGCCCCGATGGGGGCCCAGACCCAGAGCCGGGCTTGGGTGACTCAGCCCGGAAGCAGCGGCGGCAGAATCGGTCATCTTGGATCGACCCACCCGAGGAGGAACACTCGGCCCAGCTCACCCAGGCCGAGCTCGAGAGCTGTATGAAGAAATACGAG GACACGTTCCAGGACTATCAGGAGATGTTCGTGCAGTTTGGCTACGTCGTGCTCTTCTCGTCTGCCTTCCCCCTGGCTGCCCTCTGCGCCCTCATCAACAACCTCATCGAGATCCGCAGTGACGCCCTCAAGCTGTGCACAGGGCTGCAGCGGCCCTTTGGGCAGCGGGTGGAGAGCATTGGCCAGTGGCAG AAGGTGATGGAGGTCATGGGCGTCCTGGCAATCGTAGTCAACTGCTATCTAATTGGCCAGTGTGGGCAGCTGCAGCGCCTCTTCCCCTGGCTCAGCCCCGAGGCGGCCATCGTGTCCGTGGTGGTGCTTGAG CACTTCGCTCTGCTCCTCAAGTACCTCATTCACGTGGCCATCCCTGACATCCCAGGCTGGGTGGCCGAGGAGATGGCCAAGCTGGAGTACCAGCGCCGGGAGGCCTTCAAG AGACATGAGCGCCAGGCCCAGCACCGctaccagcagcagcagcggcggaggcgggaggaggaggagcgccAGCGCCACGCGGAACATCATGCCCGGAGGGAGCGCGACGCCAGTGGCCGGGAGGAAGCTCGGGCTGAGGGCTCCGGGTTGGACCCTGCTGCCCCAGAGAAGGCCTCGGCCAAGGCCAAGGGCAGTGGGGCGGCAGGAGGCCATGGGCCGGAGCGGCCCAAGCGCCCGGGGTCCCTGCTGGCACCTAACAACGTCATGAAGCTGAAGCAGATCATCCCACTGCAGGGCAAGTTCCTGTCGTCCGGGGCTGCATCTTCGCTGGCCGGCGCGGGGGCCAACCTCACTGCCCGGCCGCCCCCTGCCCCGTCTCCCACAGGCAGTGACACCCGCCTGCCGGCCTTCCTCAGCTTCAAATTCCTCAAGTCGCCCGAGACCCGGCGAGACCCAGAGCGTAGCCACTCGCCGCCCAAGGCCTTCCACGCCGGCAAGCTCTTCCCCTTCGGCGGGGCCCGGGCTGAGGCCGGGCCCAACGGGGCGGGCGGGCAGGCCCGGCAGGACGGGACCCCCGGCGGTGGCAGTGGTGGTAGCCGAGCCCAGCGGAGTGGGCCGGCAGACGAGGCCGCAGCTGAGGAGCCGGACACACCCCGGCCCGAAGAGGAAGGCTCAG GGACGGCGCCGGCCCCTGTGGGCGCCCCGGCCCTCCTCACCCGCCGCAGCCGGAGCcctgcgccgccgccgccgccgccgccaacaCCGCTGCCCCGGCCCCCGACGCCACCCGCCGGCTGCTGGCAGTGGGACGGGCCGTGGGGCTGCGGGGGCGAGGGCGCCGCCCCCCGCCAGgcccctgccgccgccgccgccgagtGTCCGCCCTGCGCCCTCGCcgggcccctgcccgccccggcagcTGGCGTCCTGCCGGGGGACGCCAGCTTCTACAgcctcccgccgccgccgctgcctccCACCTCCGAGCCCCCGGAGCCCCCGGCACCGTCGCCCAaccccagctccagtcccagcccCAGTCCCCAGGCCGTGTGCTGGCCCAGTGGCTGGCATTAG
- the DDA1 gene encoding DET1- and DDB1-associated protein 1 isoform X1 — protein sequence MGMRKDRITWRQGQRADQRLKGGRTSSVGCAVARSYCAAAAKEAAVVAVAAAEAVAEAATEETEDDFLKGLPVYNKSNFSRFHADSVCKASNRRPSVYLPTREYPSEQIIVTEKTNILLRYLHQQWDKKNAAKKRDQEQVDLEGESSAPPRKVARTDSPDMHEDT from the exons ATGGGAATGCGCAAAGACCGCATAACTTGGAGGCAGGGCCAGAGGGCGGACCAACGACTGAAGGGCGGCCGCACCAGCAGTGTGGGGTGTGCCGTGGCTAGAAGTTACTGTGCGGCGGCTGCTAAGGAGGCGGCTGtggtggcggtggcggcggcTGAGGCGGTGGCTGAGGCGGCGACGGAGGAAACAGAAGATG ATTTTTTGAAAGGACTGCCTGTCTACAACAAAAGCAATTTTAGTCGATTTCATGCCGACTCCGTGTGCAAAGCCTCG AACCGACGTCCCTCAGTCTACCTACCCACTCGGGAGTACCCGTCCGAACAGA TTATTgtgacagaaaaaacaaacattctTTTGCGCTACTTACATCAGCAATGGGACAAAAAG AATGCCGCCAAGAAGAGAGACCAGGAGCAAGTGGACCTCGAGGGGGAGAGCTCGGCGCCGCCCCGCAAGGTCGCACGGACCGACAGCCCGGACATGCACGAGGACACTTAA
- the DDA1 gene encoding DET1- and DDB1-associated protein 1 isoform X2: MADFLKGLPVYNKSNFSRFHADSVCKASNRRPSVYLPTREYPSEQIIVTEKTNILLRYLHQQWDKKNAAKKRDQEQVDLEGESSAPPRKVARTDSPDMHEDT, translated from the exons ATG GCAGATTTTTTGAAAGGACTGCCTGTCTACAACAAAAGCAATTTTAGTCGATTTCATGCCGACTCCGTGTGCAAAGCCTCG AACCGACGTCCCTCAGTCTACCTACCCACTCGGGAGTACCCGTCCGAACAGA TTATTgtgacagaaaaaacaaacattctTTTGCGCTACTTACATCAGCAATGGGACAAAAAG AATGCCGCCAAGAAGAGAGACCAGGAGCAAGTGGACCTCGAGGGGGAGAGCTCGGCGCCGCCCCGCAAGGTCGCACGGACCGACAGCCCGGACATGCACGAGGACACTTAA
- the MRPL34 gene encoding large ribosomal subunit protein bL34m, whose protein sequence is MAFSSRSVGRLLGPVSRSAALWGGRWLQPRAWLGLPDAWGLPAVQQTRGKARGNEYQPSNIKRKNKHGWVRRLSKPNGVQVILRRMHKGRKSLSH, encoded by the exons ATGGCTTTCTCGAGCAGATCGGTGGGTCGCCTGTTGGGGCCAGTCAGTAGGTCAGCGGCGCTTTGGGGTGGCAG GTGGCTCCAGCCCCGGGCCTGGCTGGGGCTCCCCGACGCCTGGGGACTCCCCGCCGTGCAGCAGACCCGGGGCAAGGCGCGCGGGAACGAGTATCAGCCGAGCAACATCAAGCGCAAGAACAAGCATGGTTGGGTCCGGCGCTTGAGCAAGCCAAACGGCGTCCAGGTCATTCTTCGCCGCATGCACAAGGGTCGAAAATCGTTGAGCCACTGA